TCGTCGGGCAGGCGCTGCACGCGCTCCAGGCCGAGGTGGACGCGCGCTCCACGCAGCACACGCGCTACGCCGTCGCCATCGAGATGTTTCACGCCGGGCGCCTTTCCGAAAAACCGGGGCTGCTCGACGCGGACCGCTACCATGGCGTCATCATCACCAACACGCTCCCCGCCGATGACGAATTTCTCGCCAAGGCCAGACTCCCCTACGCCACCGTCGTGCTCGGCCGCCGCATCCCCGGTTATTTCTGCGTGCTGGAAGTGCCCGACTTCGTGGGGCGCCGCTCGGCGGAGGTCCTGCTTGACGCGGGCTGCAAGAAACCCGCGATCATTCACGGCCAGTCCCTCACACAGGCGACCTCGGAGCGCGTGGCCGCTTTTCACCGGACCATCAAGGCGCGCCGCAAGCAACCGCCCGCCGCCATCGTGAGCGACGGCCTCCAGCCGCGCAACGCCATCGCCGCGCTCGACAAATTCCTCGCAGACGGCGGCAGGTGCGACGGGCTCTTTGCCGTGACGGACAGCCTCGCGGTGGGCGCGTATCGCGCGTTCCAGCAACACAACCTCGCCATCCCCGGCGACGTGGCGGTGGTCGGCGTGGGCGACCATGAGCTGGCGGAGTTTTTCACGCCGCCGCTCTCGACCCTCGCCGGCGCGAACGACGCCATGGTGGCCGAGGCGGTCCCGCTGCTCTTCCACCAGCTTGGCGGCTCCGACGACCGCCCCCGCGAAATCCTGGTCGTGCCGCCCGTTTACCTGCGCGGCTCCACGCAACGCGACCGCCGCGCCTAGGACCTGTTAGCACTATTGAGGAGTAGCCAAGAGAGAGCGAAGGAGACGAAAGAGCGGAAGAGGACATCGAGCTTGTCGTAGCGGGTGAAGACGCGACGGAAGCCCTTGATGCGGCGGAAGAGGCGCTCGACGTGGTTGCGCTGGCGGTAAAGTGCCTGGTTGAGTTTCCAGGGTTTTCGACGCAACGGGTTGGGCGGGACGACAGGCTTGAAGCCGAGCAGGCAGGCCAAGCCGCGGGTTTCGTTGCCTTCGTAGGCCATGTCCATGGCGGGGCGCATCCATGCCTCGGCATCCCAACTCGCCAATCAGCTCGCGTCCCTCGGTCCGTCGCCGTTCTGCCCGGGCGGAGGCGGAAGCCGAGGGCATGGACATCATTCGCGGCAGCCAGATGAATCTTGGTGTTCCGGCCTCCTCGTGATTTGCCGATCGCCTGAGGCCCGTTTTTCTCCGCCCCGGTCCCATCGGTGGACCTTCCTGCTGGTACTGTCCAGCGACACCACCTTCAGCTCCAGATGCACCAGCCCTTCCTTCTGCAGCCGCTCGAACACCCGGTCCCATACTCCGCTTTTGCTCCAGCGATTCATCCGCGTGTAGATCGTGTGCCAGTTCCCAAACCTCTCCGGCAATCTCCTCCATTTGCACCCGTTCTCCGCCACATACAGCACCCCGTTTAGAAAGCTCAGCACATCAATGCTCACATTGCCCCGCTCCACCGGCAGGCTGTCCTTGATTCTCTCCAGGTGTTCCTTCGTCAGTTCCATTCCCCTCCTCATACGCATAAATCACCGTCAAGTGCAATTAATGTTAACACGCCCTAGCGCGAGCCCCCCTGCCCGCCGTCGAGATGATGGCGGGCTCTCCTTTCAGAAAAAGAATGCCGCGCTTCGCGCGACGATCCGAGGAAGGCAGCCCAAGGATGCCCGCGCCACGGATTCACCGGTCACCGGGCGAAGAACGGGTTGTTTTTCTTTTCCTGCGCCACGGTCGTGATCGGGCCGTGGCCGCAGGCGAGGACCGTGTTGTTCGGCAGCGGAAGGATTTTTTTGAAATTGTTGTCCAATGCCGCCGCATAGGCGCTCCGGCTGCCGCCCATCGAGCACGAAAAAAGCGAATCGCCCACGATCGCGAGCGAATGCGACAGGCCCGTGATGTAATAGGTCGTGCCGCCGGGCGAGTGGCCCCAGGTGAAGAGCGTCTTGATCGTGAGCGCGCCGAGATGGAAGTGCGTGTTTTCCCCAAACGTGCGCGCGCCAGGGAACCCGGACGGCTCGCGCTCGGACGCCCACACGCCGGCCCTGGTTTCGCCGGCGAGGCGCGGCAGGTCGGCGATGTGGTCCTCGTGCGTGTGGGTAAGAAAAATGTAGTGCAGCGCGAGGCGTTCCGCGCGGAGAAATTCCAGCATCTCCCCGCAATCCGCGCCGGTGTCGAATGCGGCGGCGTGACGCGAGCGCGCGTCCCACACGAGATAGCTGTTCACCGTCATGTCTCCGTAGGCGGTGTTGAACGCGGCGAAACCGGCCGGGAAAACGGGCTGCGCGGGATACCATGTTTTTTTCGCGAGCTGGACGAGCGAGTCGGGGTGGAGCTTGAGGTGGCGGGCGACACGGCGGGCGACGGCTTCGTTGAACGCGCCCGACTTCAGCGCGGCAAGGTCCTCCGCCGAAACCTCGGCGCGGCGCGCGAGATCCTCGTCGGAGATGCCGAGGCCGCGCTGGGCCTTGTTGACGACATCGTCGTAGTTGTCCTCGAGCGGGATGCGGGCCATGCGGGTGAAACGGGAGTTAAGGTTAAAAGTCAGGATCGGGAATATAAAAGACACATATGGGAAATGCCACAAGTCCCCAGCATAATTTTCCATTTGGCGCGCCGGTCGCGCGCCCGGCGCGCATAAATTCGGACACGTGGAACAAAGGACTTGCGCGGATTTCCGGATGCTGGTTCGATGCACCTTAATCCTCCCCATGAACACACCCGAATATCTCAATTCACTCTATTCCCTGGCCGGCAAAGTCGCGGTCGTCATCGGCGGCACCGGCGAACTTTGCGGCGCGATGGCCGAGGGGCTCGCGGGCGCGGGCGCCGAAGTGGTGCTCGTCGGCCGCAGCCAGGAGAAAGCCAATGCGCGTCTCGCGAAAATCGAGGCGGCCGGCGGCAAGGCGTGGTTCCAGTCCGCCGAGGCGGGCAGCAAGGCCGAGTTGCAAAAACTGCTCGATGCGGTGGTCGCGCGTTCGGGCCGGGCGGACATCGTCGTCAACGGCGCGGGCGTGAATTCCGCGACGCCGTTTCTCGACATCGCGGAGGACGAATTTGACCGCATCATGGGCATCAACCTCAAGGGTGTGTTTCTCGGCTGCCAGGTTTTTGGCAAATACCTCGTCGAGCGCGGGCAGGGCGGCTCGATCATCAACCTCGGCTCCATGTCCGGCCTCATCCCGCTTTCGCGTGTGTTTACCTACTCGGCGAGCAAGGCGGCGGTGCACAATCTTTCCAAAAACCTCGCGCGCGAGTGGGCGACGGCCAGGGTGCGGGTCAACACGCTCGTCCCCGGCTTTTTCCCCGCGGAGCAAAACCGCAAGGTGCTCACGCCCGAACGCGTGGCCAGCATCATGGGGCACACGCCGATGAAACGCTTCGGCGAGGCCAGGGAGCTTATCGGCGCGACGCTGTTGCTCGCGAGCGACGCGGGCTCGTTCATCACCGGCTCCGAAATCGTGATCGACGGCGGTTATCACGCGATGACGATTTGAGCGGGACAGGGGTTCGGGTTGGAAAATGTGGCGCGGGCAACCGCGCCCGCCATCAAAAACGAAGGCGCGAAGCGCCGTTGATTTTTTCTTCCCTCGAAAAAATGCCGCGGCTTCGCGCGACCTTTTGGGATCGCAGGCAAAAATGCCTGCGCCATGTGCTCCCGCGCCCTCCTTGCCGGCAACCTCAAGGGCGCCGATTTGAACTTCCTGTCACCCTCCCCATCCCGCACCCAACTTTTGCTTTGCTCCGCCGCGCATTTGCGGCGATTGAAGTGCGGCAATCCGCCCATGCTCTCGGTTCTCGAAATTCTGAAAAAAACCACCGACTTTTTCGCGGCGAAGGGAATCGACAACGCGCGCCTCAACGCCGAGCTGATCATCGGCCATTCGCTCGGCCTCAAGCGCATGCAGCTCTACCTTCAGTTCGAGCGACTGCTCACCGAGACGGAACTCGAAAAACTGCGTCCGCTCGTCCGGCGTCGCGCGCAACGCGAACCGCTCCAATACGTGACCGGCGAAGTGGAATGGGGCGGGCTGCGCCTGAAGACCGACCGCCGCGCGCTCATCCCGCGCGTCGAGACCGAACTTCTGCTGGAAATCATCCCCGGGGCATTCGCGAGCGCGGTCGCGGGTCGGACCGGAGCGGCGGCGCCCACGCCGTCGGACACGCATGACGCGCCCCGGGCCACCGATTCGATTTCTCCGCCCGACGGCACGGATGTACCCGTCCCGCCAGGCCCGCGCGCGATCCTTGATCTCGGCACCGGCAGCGGCGCGCTCGCGCTCGGGCTGGCAACTGTTTTCCCGGACGCCCGTGTCACCGCGCTCGACGTCAGCGCCGACGCGCTCGCGCTCGCCCGCGAAAACGCCGCCCTCGCCGGCCTCGATGAGCGGGTGCGGTTCGCGCGCTCGGACTGGTTTGCCGCATTGCGCGACGGCACGGTCAATGCATCCGGCGGCTTCGATGTGATTGTGGCCAACCCGCCCTACCTAAGCGCCGCCGAGGTGGCGGAGTCCGCGCCGGAGGTGCGCGAATTCGAGCCGCGCACGGCGCTCGCATCTGCGGACGAAGGCAAGGCCGACCTCGCCAAAATCATCGCGGGCGCGCCGGAATTTTTGCGCGAGGGCGGATTGCTGGCCTTGGAAACTGGAATCGCGCAACATCCCGCCCTGCTCGCGCTGTGCGAGGCGGCGGGCTTCGCGCGGAGCGAATCCCGCAAGGACCTGGCCGGGCGGGAACGCTTTGTGCTGGCGTGGCGTTGAGACGGCTTCCCGCGGCGCGGGGACCTGTTTTCGACAACCATGCAAAATCGCGCGCAGCCGTTTGCGGAATCCCGATCCCGGGGCCTGGACCAGATTGGCGCCTTCACGCCGTCCCGTGGTGACGCGGCGCGGAGCATGATGAGAAATGCCGGAATCCTCCTGAAAGATTTTTTGCTGGCCCGGGAGTCTTGTCTGTTTTTCCGCATTGGGCATTCGCGACAGGCGCCGGACCGGCGCACGGCGTCAGACATTGTTTTCCTATGAAGGCGCGCAACCACACGATTGATTATCTGCGGGGGCTGGCGGCGCTGATGGTCTGCCTGGTGCATTTCCGGCATGTGTTTCCGGCGGCATGGCGCCCGGCCATTTTCGAGCTGAGAGTGGGCGTGGAGATTTTTTTTGTCATCTCCGGTTTCATCATTCCGTTCAGCCTGCACCGGGCGGGTTACCGGGCGGGCGACGCCTGGCGGTTTCTGCTGAAACGGCTGGCGAGGTTGCAGCCCCCATTGATGGCCGCGCTGCTGGTCACGTTCGCCCTGTCGCATGGCGCGGCATGGTACAAAGGCGAAACGGCGCTGATGGACTTCGGCAACTTTGCGCGGGCGATGTGTTATCTCGGCGTGCCCGATGAAAATCCGGTCGTGTGGACGCTCATCGTGGAGATGAAATACTACATTTTTGTCGCGCTGCTGTATCCGCTGTTCTTTTCGCGGGACGCACGCGTGCGGCGCGTCACCTTTGTCGCGGCGGCGGCGATCGCGGCGGCGGGGCAAGGCTGGCCGGGCGCGGGCGATTTGCGTTACCTGCCTTTGTTCCTGATGGGATTCGCCGCGTGCCAGAAAGCGGTCGGGATGACATGCGCGCGCGAAGCCGCGACGCTGGCCGCGCTGGCGGCCGCCGCCGGGGTGCCGGGCCTCACGCCCCTGCAAATCATCGCGGGCGCGGCGACGGCGGTGATGGTCCTCATTCCGCTTCGCGCAAAATTCCGCCCCGGGTTATTTTTCGGGGAGATATCCTACTCGCTTTATCTGCTGCATTTTCCCATCGGCGTGAAACTGCTCAACTACGCGCTGCCGCGCACGTCGTGGCATTTTGACATTCCGCTGCTGCTGGCGGCGTTCGCAGTGTCGGTGGGGGCCGCGTGGCTGCTATGCAAGTGGCTCGAAAAGCCTGCGAGCGACTGGTCGCAGCATATCCCGTTGCACGGTGGCGGCCCTCCCGATCGCAAACTCGCCGGCGAGATGGCCCGGGGGTGAAGGCGGATGGCAAAACGGCCATGCGAACGGCGCGGCGGCCTCGTCAGAGCGCGATGCCTTTGGCATTGAGGCGGGTTCTGATTTCCCCGGTGTTTTGCTCAAATGCGGGGATCACATCCTTCTCCATGTGCGTGAGAATCTCTTCCATCAATTCGGTGCCCTTCTGCACGCTGTAGTCGCCGATGGCGATCTTGTCGTAAAGCTCCATCACACGGCGGTGGAAATCGTTGTTTTCACGCAAAAGCCCGGAGGGCATCTCCAGCGTGTAAGAGGAGTTTTTCATGCAATCCCACACGAAACGCTCCAGCTTGAAGGGCGCCTTGCGGTCGGCAATGCCGCCGCGCGCGATGCGCTTGAGGTAGCCGCGGGTGAGATCGATGTTGGCCGCAAGCTCGTGCTGGAGCGACTTGCGGAGATGGTAGTTGTTCTTGTCGCTCTGGATATCGCCATAGGCGATGGCCTGCTTGAAGCCTTGGTGCGCGGCGAGATACACCCCGAGCACCGTGGCGATGATGATGCATAGCTGGCTGATCCAGAAACTGGGCTTCGACACCTCGGAAGTGTCGAACATGCGGCGTTTTTCCTGTGCGGCGACAGGGGCGGAGACATCTGTGGGTTTCATGGCGGGTTTTCGAAAGCCACATTTGGTGGCGAATCGCCGCACTTTGCCAATAATGAAAATAGTTGCAATAAAGCATCCGACCCTGCTTCCGCCAAGAGGCATGCCGGTCGCCAACTCCCGCAGCGGATGATCTTCGTTCGCCGGTCAGGCCATGGCATCGGCGGTACCGGCGGCCCGGTAACGGAATTCCATTTCCACCTGGGATGCGGCATGGGCGCGATCATGGCGGAAACGCTCCATCACTTGCTGGCAATAGCTCTCCAAGTCCTCGCCGGACAAATTCAGGGGGAAACATTCCAGCAGCGCGCGATTGAGCGGCGCGGGCCGGATATCGTGTGCGACGATTTCGATGTTCCGCTCCAGCCACGCGCGAAGTTTTTCCAAACGTTCGGGTTCGGATGCGGCGGCCGATAGCTCAAAGAAACAACGCACGCACGCGCCGGGATGCTTTCGCTCCAACGCCGCCTGACGAATGTCGAGAATCAAATCGGCCTGCCGCGGCAGGGCCTGCGCAACCGGACCCAATACAGTGTCAATTTCCAATCGATGGCAGTCTGAATCCGGCATGTGTCCCATAAAGCTAATTGAAAGTGACTGAGACCTATTCTCCTCGCCCAGTCAAAAGAAAAACAGGGTTTCGAAAAACCCTGTTTTCAAGCGGAGGAACCGCGTGTCACAACTCCTTGCGGGAGTTTGGCTAACTGGTCTTGCCGGTGTAGTCGCCGCACCAGTCATCAGCTTTCGTGATGGGAAATTTAGCCTCATACTTTACCCCGGACTCGACCTTAAAGACGATCGATTGGGGCGCGTGACGGCGGCATTCTCCCTTGGTGCCGGAAGACTTCCAGTGGGCGCACATTGCGCAGGACTTTGTGGCTGTGGTTGTGCTCATAATAATGGTCTCCTTTCCGTCTCAAAACATGAGAGGACGATTCTCAATGTCAACATAACTTATTCATTTTTATAAGATTGCTGATGCGTCACAATCTCAATAATTAGGATTTTGACATTTTACATTCTCAATAAGTACTTTAAGCAGGGCCTCGGCAAAGTCCTCCGCGCCACGCACCTCAGCCAATCGACGCCCCTCCGCTGACGGCGGCAACTGCGGTTGCAGCCAAAGACTCCGCCTGCCTTTTTGAGGGCGGAGGCCGTTACGAAAAATCTCACCTCCCCGTCCGGGGCAGGATCGCCTGCGCGCGTGCGGATTTTATCCGCATTGCATCGCCCGCGGCCGGCGGCCATCCATGCGGGCGGGATTTGTATCCAAATCAAACTACGCCCCTTCCCTTTCCGCCCCGGAGGATTCGTCTTTCTGCGCTGTATCCAAGATCACGATTACTTGCCGTAATAATGTGAACTTTGACGTTGCGAGAAACACAGTTATGGCTCCATTTCTTCATGGCCCCGCAACCCGTATCACCTGCCTGCTGAATCCGTCTGCGCAAATCACATCTACCATGACAAAGAAAAAAAGCACTGTATCCGCGCCCCTCACCTTTGATCTGCCTTTGTCGCTGATCGAGAAACTGGGCACCATCCAAAAAAAAGCCGGACTGGGCTCCGCCAGCGAAACCGTTCGCGAAGCGATTGATCAGTTCGATTTTGAACGCTACGCGAGTTCCAATGAAGAACACCGCCAAATCTCCGTCCGCCTTCCCGTCGAGTTGAAGGCAAAGCTGGCCAAATACGCGAAAAAGAAAAAAACCAGCGTGGGCGCGCTGCTGCGCGAGGCACTGGGAGCCTTCGAGGCCAAGTCGGCCAAAAAAGGCGGACGCAAATAATCCGCCCCACACCCGGGCCAACGCCGCCCGCGGATTTTGTCTTTTGTAAAACACCGCGCGCCGTAAAAGGCGCGCTTGCGCTTTGGTGTGCCCAAAACTTCACTTCACCCCCTTTCGCCAAGCCAGAACCAAACCAATGAGCAACCAACCAAGCCCCCTCTCAACCTGGGCCCAAAACATCGCGCCTTCGCCGACACTCGCCGTTGACGCCAAGGCCAAGGCTCTCCTCGCTGCGGGCGAGGATGTCTGCGGATTCGCCGCCGGCGAACCCGACTTCGATACGCCCGATCACATCAAGGAGGCCGCCGCCGCCGCGCTCAAGTCCGGCAAGACGAAATACGCCCCCACCCCGGGCATCCAGCCGCTGCGCGAAGCCATCGCGGAGGACTACGCCGCCCGCCTCGGGCTCAAGGTCGCCCCCGCGCAGGTCATCGTTTCGCCCGGCGGAAAATTCTCCTGTTATCTTTCGATTCTCGCCGTCTGCTCGCCCGGCGACGAGGTCATCATTCCCGCGCCCTACTGGGTCAGCTATCCCGAGATGGTGAAACTCGCCGGCGCCACGCCGAAGTTTGTCCTCGCCGACGACACCACCGGCTTCCGCCTCACGCCCGCGCAGCTCGAGGCCGCCATCACCCCGAGGACCAAGCTCCTCATCCTCAACTCGCCGTCCAATCCGACCGGCGCCGTCTATACCCGCGCCGAACTCGAGGCCATCGTGGAAGTCGCGCTCCGGCACAACCTCTACATCATGTCGGACGAAATCTACGAGCACCTGCTCTACGATGGCGCGAAACACGTCTCGCCCGCCACCTTCTCGAAGGAGGCCGGGGCGCGCACCATCATCGTCTCCGGCTTCTCCAAAACCTACTCGATGACCGGCTGGCGCCTCGGCACGACCGTCGCCCCCGCGTCCATCGCGAAAGCCGTGGCCGAGCTGCAAAGCCAGACCTCGTCCAACGCCACCACCTTCGCGCAATACGGCGCGCTCGCCGCGCTCAAGGAAAAGGAAAAAACCAAGGCCGCGCTCGACGCGATGCTGGTCGCCTTCGACCGCCGCCGCAAGTTCCTGCACGCCGAACTCAACAAGATCGCCGGCGTGAAATGCCTGCTCGCCCAAGGCGCGTTTTACCTGTTTCCGAACATCTCCAGCTTCGGCCTGAACTCGTCCGAATTCTGCGACAGGCTGCTCGACCAGCAGAGAGTCGCGGCGGTGTTCGGCAGCGCGTTCGGCGCCGATGGCTACCTGCGCCTCAGCTACGCGACGAGCGACGAAATCATCAAGAAAGGCGTCGAACGCCTCGCCTCGTTCTGTGCGAACTTGAAAAAGTAGGACCGTGTGACGGTGGACGCGCGGCTTTCGGTTATTCCGGCAGCGCCACCGTCACCGCCCACCACGGGCCGCCCGCGTCGTCCCGCGCCGCCGCCCAATACCACGCCGACACATCCGTCCACGCACCGCCGTGGTCGTCGCGCCAGTGCTCGCGCACCCGCCAGCGTTCGCCGTCGCCCCGCACCGCCGTGAATTCCGCCCAGAGCACTCCCGCCTCGTCGCGTACCAACCCGCCCGGCGTCACCGCGTAGCCGCCCGCGCGAAAACAGTCCGCCGCCGGATGCACCCCGCGCGAGGCCGAGCGTATCCATCGCATCACTACGATTCGTCCGTCCTGCTCAAACACCCCCGTTTTCCCGGGAAACCCGGTGGCAAACGCCGCCGCCTCGCGCGCCCGCGTCCTCCGTATCAAAGGCCGCCCCTCGAACATTTCCGGCCAGCCCGGGAACTCCGCCGTGTCCGCCGCCGCCACGCCGCCCGGCGCTCCCCGCCCGGCGGCCAGTCCCGTCAGCGGCCACAACGCGGCCAATACGCACATGGCCGCCACGCCGCCCAAAACCGTGCCCGTTCTCGGACTCGTTCCCTCATTCACCCTCTCCGAATGCGTTTCCCGTTCCGCCTCCGTCGTGTTTTTCGGGACGAGAGAACAAGAACGAGTAAGAGAACGAGAACGGTTTTTTGGGGCCAGCCACTGCGCGAACCGCCACACACCCGCCGCCAGCGCGCCAAACACCGCCAGCCCGATCCCCTCATGCGCCCATCCCGGCGCGGGCCACAAACCCGATTCGGTGAAAAACAACACCGCCGCCCGCACCGTGTTGCCCAGCAGAATCGCCAGCAGCGCCGCAGCCCCCAGCGCCAGTGTCCGCGCCGCGCCAAGCCGCAGCCACGCCGCCAGCGCGCAGGCCAGCACGCCGCCCGTCCAAAGCATGTGCACTCCGCTGCACGGCGCGTCCACCACCACCATCCCGCCCGACCACGTCAGCACGACCCCCGCCCGTTCCGTCGCCACGCCGAGCAACGCGATCAACGACCGCCCCGCCTCCGCCGTCAGCACGCGCAGCGGATATCCCGCGTAAAACTGCAAAGTCGCCATCACCGGCAGCGACAACACCAGCAAGCCCGCCCGCCCCAGCGCCCCGCCCGAAACATTCGTTGGAGGCCGTCCCTCCAACGCCACGCCGAGCGCCGCCGCCAGCAACATCGCGCGCGCCAGCATCGGCAGCCATCCCGAGGCCAGCGCCGCCGCCAGCGCCAGCGCGCCCGAAGCCAGCGCCGCCGTATTCGAAATCTCACTACGCCACGCCGCGCGCGGCGTCAGCGCGAGCGCGAGGCCCAGCGCGAGCAATCCCAGCGGCTCGTCGCCCCCGTCGCCCATCCGCGCCGCGTGCCACCGCAACACCGGCCAGTCCGCCGCCAGCAGCAACACGCAGAAAAACCAGCGTGATGAAATCCAGCGGCGCGCGGCCTCCCGCGTCGCGGACGGCGCGGGGCATCCGCAAACTGGCCCTGTCGGTTTCATGCGCAAAATTGTATTTTCCCCGCGCCGCCGCGCCGCCAGCATCGGCAAATCTCCCTCATGGCCGCGCCAAACCACAACCAGCCCATTTCGATCAAATACTGGATGCTGGCGATATTCATATCGGCGTTCCCGTTTTTGAATTTAGTCTTGGTTCCCATTTTCGCGCTGGTCGGATCGGATAGGTCGAAAAAGAATTTTTTCAAGGCGCACATCGCGTGGTTTTTGATATTCATCGGGCTGCAGCTTGTCCTGGGGATTGTCCTGTTTGCCACGGGTCTTCTGGATGTTATTATAAAAATACTGGCGCCCATGCTTGCGGATTATTTTTCCTCGCTGGGCCAAGGCATGCGCTGAGGGACGTCCCGACGCCGCCTGCCATCCTCAGCCACCGTTGGCTTCCGCCCGCGTGCCGCGCCGCTTGCGCCACACGCTCCAGCCGACGATCAGGGCCGCGACAATCATCAGGCTCACCGTTCCCGGCTCCGGCGACGTCGGAACCTCGCCGCCGGCGGGCGCGCGCTCGCTCACGCCCGCCGGAAGCGGATTGGGCTGCGTGACTTTTTCCGCGCGCTCCCGCACCTCGCGCGGCGTGGTGTCCACCGCGACGAACGAGGTGAACCTCGTCAGCAGGTTGTATTTCAACCCCAGGCGCACGATCTCCGCCTTCTGCCTGTCCGCCTCGAAACGAATCGCGTGCAAGTCCTCCAGCCCGGTCAGCCGCTCGCGCGCCCACAGGTGCGCCAGCGCCCCGCTCCCGTCCAGCCGCACCGCGTCCGCCACGTCGATTTCCGCGTTCCATGCGCCGGCGCCCGTCAGCCCTGACAGGCGCACCTTGCCCGTCGCGGCCCCGTGCCATTTTCCGACCATCATGACCGGGCGTTGCGCCAGCACGTCGGGCTGCGCGGCGGGAATGAGTTCTCCCGTGGAAAAACCCTCGAATGCCGTTCGCACATGCGTGAGCACGGGGGCCTCGATCATCCGGCGGAATTTCGCCGCCGCCGCCGCCGCGCGGTCCTTGCCGTCCACCACCGCCGGTTCCGAGCGGCCCGCCCGCGCGAGCCGCTCGATCAACTCGCGATTCACCGCCGCGCCGATGCCAAACGCGAACAGGTTCGCCTCGCCCAGCCGCGCCCGCACCAGCGCGTAGGCCTCGGCCTCCACGTCCACGTAACCGTCCGTGACGACCACGATGCTGCGCGACACGCCCGGACGCGCCGGCAGGGACAATACGCGCTCCAGCGCGGGCAGCAGTTCGGTCGCCCCGCCGTAGTCGCCGTATTTGCGCCCGGCCTCGAACAGCGCCAGCGCCGCCGCGATG
This genomic stretch from Termitidicoccus mucosus harbors:
- a CDS encoding LacI family DNA-binding transcriptional regulator, with product MKTNDNRPAVTIYEIAQHVGVSPAAVSSVLSNRHVERRISAATVKRVREAIQELGYVPNMAGRRLRSHRPSTRQFDLAILTSFEAPLPLVGQALHALQAEVDARSTQHTRYAVAIEMFHAGRLSEKPGLLDADRYHGVIITNTLPADDEFLAKARLPYATVVLGRRIPGYFCVLEVPDFVGRRSAEVLLDAGCKKPAIIHGQSLTQATSERVAAFHRTIKARRKQPPAAIVSDGLQPRNAIAALDKFLADGGRCDGLFAVTDSLAVGAYRAFQQHNLAIPGDVAVVGVGDHELAEFFTPPLSTLAGANDAMVAEAVPLLFHQLGGSDDRPREILVVPPVYLRGSTQRDRRA
- a CDS encoding MBL fold metallo-hydrolase translates to MARIPLEDNYDDVVNKAQRGLGISDEDLARRAEVSAEDLAALKSGAFNEAVARRVARHLKLHPDSLVQLAKKTWYPAQPVFPAGFAAFNTAYGDMTVNSYLVWDARSRHAAAFDTGADCGEMLEFLRAERLALHYIFLTHTHEDHIADLPRLAGETRAGVWASEREPSGFPGARTFGENTHFHLGALTIKTLFTWGHSPGGTTYYITGLSHSLAIVGDSLFSCSMGGSRSAYAAALDNNFKKILPLPNNTVLACGHGPITTVAQEKKNNPFFAR
- a CDS encoding SDR family oxidoreductase, with product MNTPEYLNSLYSLAGKVAVVIGGTGELCGAMAEGLAGAGAEVVLVGRSQEKANARLAKIEAAGGKAWFQSAEAGSKAELQKLLDAVVARSGRADIVVNGAGVNSATPFLDIAEDEFDRIMGINLKGVFLGCQVFGKYLVERGQGGSIINLGSMSGLIPLSRVFTYSASKAAVHNLSKNLAREWATARVRVNTLVPGFFPAEQNRKVLTPERVASIMGHTPMKRFGEARELIGATLLLASDAGSFITGSEIVIDGGYHAMTI
- a CDS encoding HemK/PrmC family methyltransferase, whose translation is MCSRALLAGNLKGADLNFLSPSPSRTQLLLCSAAHLRRLKCGNPPMLSVLEILKKTTDFFAAKGIDNARLNAELIIGHSLGLKRMQLYLQFERLLTETELEKLRPLVRRRAQREPLQYVTGEVEWGGLRLKTDRRALIPRVETELLLEIIPGAFASAVAGRTGAAAPTPSDTHDAPRATDSISPPDGTDVPVPPGPRAILDLGTGSGALALGLATVFPDARVTALDVSADALALARENAALAGLDERVRFARSDWFAALRDGTVNASGGFDVIVANPPYLSAAEVAESAPEVREFEPRTALASADEGKADLAKIIAGAPEFLREGGLLALETGIAQHPALLALCEAAGFARSESRKDLAGRERFVLAWR
- a CDS encoding acyltransferase family protein, coding for MKARNHTIDYLRGLAALMVCLVHFRHVFPAAWRPAIFELRVGVEIFFVISGFIIPFSLHRAGYRAGDAWRFLLKRLARLQPPLMAALLVTFALSHGAAWYKGETALMDFGNFARAMCYLGVPDENPVVWTLIVEMKYYIFVALLYPLFFSRDARVRRVTFVAAAAIAAAGQGWPGAGDLRYLPLFLMGFAACQKAVGMTCAREAATLAALAAAAGVPGLTPLQIIAGAATAVMVLIPLRAKFRPGLFFGEISYSLYLLHFPIGVKLLNYALPRTSWHFDIPLLLAAFAVSVGAAWLLCKWLEKPASDWSQHIPLHGGGPPDRKLAGEMARG
- a CDS encoding ribbon-helix-helix protein, CopG family, which translates into the protein MNFDVARNTVMAPFLHGPATRITCLLNPSAQITSTMTKKKSTVSAPLTFDLPLSLIEKLGTIQKKAGLGSASETVREAIDQFDFERYASSNEEHRQISVRLPVELKAKLAKYAKKKKTSVGALLREALGAFEAKSAKKGGRK
- a CDS encoding pyridoxal phosphate-dependent aminotransferase, whose product is MSNQPSPLSTWAQNIAPSPTLAVDAKAKALLAAGEDVCGFAAGEPDFDTPDHIKEAAAAALKSGKTKYAPTPGIQPLREAIAEDYAARLGLKVAPAQVIVSPGGKFSCYLSILAVCSPGDEVIIPAPYWVSYPEMVKLAGATPKFVLADDTTGFRLTPAQLEAAITPRTKLLILNSPSNPTGAVYTRAELEAIVEVALRHNLYIMSDEIYEHLLYDGAKHVSPATFSKEAGARTIIVSGFSKTYSMTGWRLGTTVAPASIAKAVAELQSQTSSNATTFAQYGALAALKEKEKTKAALDAMLVAFDRRRKFLHAELNKIAGVKCLLAQGAFYLFPNISSFGLNSSEFCDRLLDQQRVAAVFGSAFGADGYLRLSYATSDEIIKKGVERLASFCANLKK
- a CDS encoding archaeosortase/exosortase family protein, translating into MKPTGPVCGCPAPSATREAARRWISSRWFFCVLLLAADWPVLRWHAARMGDGGDEPLGLLALGLALALTPRAAWRSEISNTAALASGALALAAALASGWLPMLARAMLLAAALGVALEGRPPTNVSGGALGRAGLLVLSLPVMATLQFYAGYPLRVLTAEAGRSLIALLGVATERAGVVLTWSGGMVVVDAPCSGVHMLWTGGVLACALAAWLRLGAARTLALGAAALLAILLGNTVRAAVLFFTESGLWPAPGWAHEGIGLAVFGALAAGVWRFAQWLAPKNRSRSLTRSCSLVPKNTTEAERETHSERVNEGTSPRTGTVLGGVAAMCVLAALWPLTGLAAGRGAPGGVAAADTAEFPGWPEMFEGRPLIRRTRAREAAAFATGFPGKTGVFEQDGRIVVMRWIRSASRGVHPAADCFRAGGYAVTPGGLVRDEAGVLWAEFTAVRGDGERWRVREHWRDDHGGAWTDVSAWYWAAARDDAGGPWWAVTVALPE